Proteins from a single region of Noviherbaspirillum saxi:
- a CDS encoding enoyl-CoA hydratase-related protein has protein sequence MKFVQTEIRDRVATVTLNRPPVNALTAEMFREITQTFTELGRSKDASVIVFTAPGDRLFCAGVDLKDSARRHSRELAEGDTVIDLLDPGATPRDCFNAVLDCPLPVIAAVNGLAIGAGLVLIACCDIIVAAENASFSVPEIKAGVLGGARHLQRLVGTHKTRVMYLTGEPVPAQEFYRLGAVESVVPADQLQEAARALALKIAKHSPLGLRLGKEAMNRVEDMALKDGYRLEQDYTGRVTRYNDSKEARTAYMEKREPDWSWS, from the coding sequence ATGAAATTCGTGCAGACCGAGATCCGCGACCGCGTCGCCACCGTTACGCTGAACCGTCCGCCGGTGAATGCGCTCACCGCCGAAATGTTTCGGGAGATTACGCAAACCTTCACCGAGCTTGGCCGCTCGAAGGATGCAAGCGTGATCGTGTTCACCGCACCCGGCGATCGCCTGTTCTGCGCCGGCGTCGACCTGAAGGATTCGGCGCGTCGCCATTCACGGGAACTGGCCGAGGGCGATACCGTTATCGACCTGCTCGATCCAGGCGCCACGCCGCGCGATTGCTTCAATGCGGTGCTTGACTGCCCGCTGCCGGTGATTGCCGCCGTCAACGGGCTGGCCATCGGTGCAGGCCTGGTGCTGATTGCCTGCTGCGACATCATCGTCGCTGCCGAAAACGCGTCGTTCTCGGTGCCGGAAATCAAGGCCGGTGTGCTGGGCGGCGCCCGCCATTTGCAACGCCTGGTCGGAACCCACAAGACACGCGTGATGTACCTGACCGGAGAGCCGGTGCCGGCGCAGGAGTTTTACCGTCTTGGCGCGGTTGAATCCGTGGTACCTGCGGATCAATTGCAGGAAGCCGCCCGCGCACTGGCGCTGAAAATCGCAAAGCACAGCCCACTCGGTCTGCGCCTCGGCAAGGAAGCGATGAACCGTGTCGAAGATATGGCACTGAAGGACGGCTACCGTCTGGAACAGGATTACACCGGCCGCGTCACCCGCTATAACGACTCCAAGGAAGCCCGTACCGCGTACATGGAGAAGCGGGAGCCGGACTGGAGCTGGTCGTGA
- a CDS encoding CoA transferase codes for MQASVDCLDGIRVVDLSRHRAGSTAALLLAELGADVVKLRLVQDCDRSLSPVLSALRDRSKAIVDIDLDDEHQRRTLHEFMQGAAVVIQDRTPAEMSALGLDQASLCSGRDDVVFATIGSWPASHPLCDRPVDDTLVLAEAGLLDEQEPVARDGPAYLNFPLGSAHASYLCAIGIIARLVRMRQTGTGGTVATSLVQGAMLPMMLYWSRAAKPTAALSAGMPKQTPQPMYRCGDGKWMHVMGNPAKAEAVRVMLAQMGEDNVRAANDLHAGTRPRVYPNIGAFTEIFATRPRDFWLNALWAADVPVQPVLATGELFLDEQTRSNGHVQTVHCAEYGAVLQAAVPITLSPPVRIARRSDRVTASASPRPSVKHPLPASTTHGQRPLSGLKAIDFGCYLAGPLAAMLLADLGADVIKVEAIGGEPLRPAEWAFNACQRGKRNIAIDLSHPGATAVLKRLVGDADVVHHNQRIPTARKLGIDQETLLKLNPRLVYSHVSAYGPEGPRKDWPGYDQLFQAASGWEQEASGDATQPTWLRFGMMDHLAALASLLATIAALYTRQQSGEGQAVAASLLGASLFTVETAVAADGSLLPYPKLDAGQMGISAANRLYRCADGWVAVALEGVHAPAQVLAASQCEHVAQLEARLQALSTEAAIALFRTAGIPCVRVALANRDAYFDAPANKAAGLLASYPHPVYETYEQIGAFWDFGDLTLALDRAPPVLAQHTSEVLLELGFSTEEIDTLVAQGVVALPAKQVVNK; via the coding sequence ATGCAGGCTTCAGTCGATTGCCTTGACGGCATTCGTGTGGTCGATCTGAGCAGACACCGCGCCGGCTCAACCGCCGCATTGCTGCTGGCGGAACTCGGTGCCGATGTGGTCAAGCTGCGTCTCGTCCAGGACTGTGATCGCAGCTTGTCGCCGGTGCTTTCGGCACTGCGCGACCGCAGCAAGGCCATCGTCGACATTGATCTCGACGACGAACATCAGCGGCGTACTCTGCATGAGTTTATGCAGGGCGCCGCTGTAGTGATACAGGACAGAACGCCGGCGGAAATGTCGGCGTTGGGGCTGGATCAGGCAAGCCTGTGTTCGGGTCGCGACGATGTCGTCTTTGCCACCATCGGCAGCTGGCCCGCATCTCATCCGCTATGCGACCGTCCGGTGGACGATACGCTGGTTCTGGCAGAGGCCGGCTTGCTGGACGAACAGGAGCCCGTCGCGCGCGATGGTCCAGCGTACCTTAATTTTCCGCTCGGCAGCGCGCATGCCTCCTATCTTTGCGCAATCGGCATCATTGCACGGCTCGTGCGCATGCGGCAGACGGGAACTGGCGGTACGGTGGCGACCAGTCTGGTACAGGGCGCAATGTTGCCGATGATGCTGTACTGGTCACGGGCGGCAAAGCCGACCGCAGCTTTGTCCGCCGGCATGCCGAAGCAGACACCGCAACCGATGTATCGATGCGGCGATGGCAAGTGGATGCACGTGATGGGCAATCCCGCCAAGGCGGAAGCGGTGCGTGTGATGCTGGCACAAATGGGAGAAGACAATGTGCGTGCTGCGAATGACCTTCATGCCGGCACGCGGCCCCGGGTTTATCCAAACATCGGGGCGTTTACCGAGATATTCGCGACACGGCCGCGTGACTTTTGGCTGAACGCGTTGTGGGCGGCTGATGTCCCGGTGCAGCCCGTGCTGGCAACCGGCGAACTGTTTCTGGACGAACAAACCCGGTCGAACGGCCATGTGCAGACCGTACACTGTGCTGAATACGGAGCGGTTCTGCAGGCGGCGGTACCGATCACGCTCTCGCCGCCGGTACGCATTGCGCGGCGAAGCGATCGCGTGACCGCCAGTGCGTCACCTCGCCCTTCGGTGAAGCACCCGTTACCGGCCTCCACTACGCACGGCCAGCGACCGTTGTCCGGACTGAAGGCCATTGATTTCGGTTGCTATCTTGCGGGACCGTTGGCCGCGATGCTGCTGGCCGATCTCGGTGCCGACGTCATCAAGGTCGAAGCGATCGGTGGAGAACCGCTCCGGCCTGCTGAATGGGCATTCAATGCATGTCAACGCGGCAAGCGCAACATCGCCATCGATCTTTCGCATCCGGGTGCGACAGCTGTGCTGAAAAGACTGGTAGGCGACGCGGACGTAGTGCATCACAATCAGCGTATTCCGACCGCGCGCAAGCTCGGCATCGACCAGGAAACGCTGTTGAAATTGAATCCACGACTGGTGTATTCACATGTCAGTGCTTATGGCCCGGAAGGGCCGCGCAAGGACTGGCCCGGATATGATCAGCTGTTTCAGGCTGCCTCAGGCTGGGAGCAGGAGGCGTCGGGTGATGCAACGCAGCCCACATGGCTGCGTTTCGGAATGATGGATCATCTGGCTGCGCTTGCCTCTCTGTTGGCCACCATAGCCGCCTTGTACACCAGACAGCAATCCGGCGAAGGGCAGGCAGTCGCCGCATCGCTGCTCGGCGCCAGCCTGTTCACGGTGGAGACTGCGGTTGCCGCCGATGGGAGCCTTCTGCCATACCCGAAACTCGATGCCGGCCAGATGGGCATCTCCGCCGCTAACCGGCTATATCGTTGCGCCGATGGCTGGGTCGCCGTCGCGCTTGAAGGAGTGCACGCGCCTGCACAGGTGCTGGCGGCCAGTCAATGCGAGCACGTGGCGCAACTGGAAGCACGGCTTCAGGCATTGAGCACCGAGGCAGCGATTGCCTTGTTTCGCACCGCCGGCATACCTTGCGTGCGTGTCGCCCTGGCGAACCGTGATGCATATTTCGATGCTCCGGCCAACAAGGCCGCCGGCTTGCTGGCATCATATCCGCATCCGGTCTATGAAACCTATGAGCAGATCGGCGCATTCTGGGATTTCGGGGATCTGACGCTTGCGTTGGATCGGGCTCCGCCGGTGCTTGCGCAGCACACGTCGGAAGTGCTTCTGGAACTGGGCTTCAGCACCGAGGAAATCGATACGCTGGTTGCGCAAGGTGTGGTTGCGCTGCCGGCAAAACAGGTAGTGAACAAGTAG
- a CDS encoding zinc-dependent alcohol dehydrogenase: protein MKQVRLYGQNDLRIDEVSRPTAGPRDVIVKVAAFGICGSDLNFAHVGYVGRPTGAAVPLGHELAGTIAEIGSDVQDIKVGQRVVVHPMKEGNRIGTGDPDHGGFAEFLLVREAKVGDSIFPIADDLPFERAVLTEPIAVGMHGLNLGEIKKGDRAVVLGAGPIGLGAISALKYRGAKKIVAVDVVEERLERARKLGADFTINPAKADVRAELEKYYGTVPRIVSGEPLIDCELYVDCAGHGPLLQQTVVMAKDAARIVILARHKDVVPLDVVHLMTKELTVRGALSYPTEFREVLDMLSDKLVDIDPMVSHVYDFDQFDQAFKIAQDPKQSAKVIVRV, encoded by the coding sequence ATGAAACAAGTAAGACTGTATGGACAGAACGATTTGCGCATCGATGAAGTGAGCCGGCCCACGGCGGGACCGCGCGACGTCATTGTCAAGGTCGCGGCCTTCGGCATCTGCGGCAGCGATCTGAATTTTGCGCATGTCGGTTATGTCGGTCGCCCGACGGGCGCTGCAGTACCGCTCGGCCATGAACTGGCCGGCACGATTGCAGAGATTGGCAGCGACGTGCAAGACATCAAAGTAGGCCAGCGCGTCGTCGTGCATCCGATGAAAGAAGGAAATCGCATCGGCACAGGCGATCCCGATCACGGCGGTTTCGCGGAATTCCTGCTGGTGCGTGAAGCCAAGGTCGGCGATTCCATTTTTCCGATTGCGGATGACCTGCCTTTTGAACGGGCAGTACTGACCGAGCCGATCGCTGTCGGCATGCATGGCCTTAACCTGGGCGAGATCAAGAAAGGCGATCGCGCGGTGGTGCTGGGAGCGGGTCCGATTGGACTCGGCGCGATTTCGGCGCTCAAGTATCGTGGCGCGAAAAAAATCGTCGCAGTGGATGTCGTCGAGGAACGCCTCGAGCGCGCCCGCAAGCTCGGCGCGGATTTCACGATCAATCCGGCGAAGGCCGACGTGCGCGCCGAACTCGAAAAGTATTACGGCACTGTGCCGCGTATCGTCTCCGGCGAACCTCTCATCGATTGCGAGTTATACGTCGACTGCGCCGGACACGGCCCGCTTCTGCAGCAAACCGTGGTCATGGCCAAGGATGCCGCGCGTATCGTTATCCTGGCTCGCCACAAGGATGTGGTGCCGCTCGATGTGGTGCATCTGATGACCAAGGAATTGACGGTGCGCGGTGCGCTGTCCTATCCGACCGAGTTCCGCGAAGTCCTCGACATGCTGAGCGACAAGTTAGTCGACATCGATCCGATGGTCAGCCACGTGTACGACTTCGATCAGTTCGATCAGGCGTTCAAGATCGCGCAGGATCCGAAGCAGTCGGCAAAAGTCATCGTACGGGTCTGA
- a CDS encoding acetyl-CoA acetyltransferase, which translates to MERFPRGRSAIVGAATYGIGESPGLKSLDLAARAGLLALADANLKLADVDALFVCTPDDALSGLSAAEYLGIHPRFTENNRTGGSAFHSHAIVAAMMLDADYIDTALIIYGSNQRTASGGLMSMRVASPYEKPYKPLTPLSSYALAAARHMHEYGTTREQLAEVAVAARKWANLNPDAFAKGELSVEDCLKARLVSDPLGVRDCCLVTDGAAAIVMTRADRARELHAQPVYLLGAAAATWYSGVDQATDLTTTAAKESGRRAFEIAGVQPKDIDVVQLYDAFTINTILFLEDLGFCPKGEGGRFVKEVGIGPDGVLPVNTNGGGLSCCHPGMYGLFTMVESCVQLRGQGGERQINRAELALAHANGGTLSSQATMVLGSAATL; encoded by the coding sequence ATGGAGCGATTTCCGCGCGGCCGCAGCGCCATAGTAGGTGCGGCAACTTATGGCATCGGCGAGTCGCCGGGCCTCAAATCACTCGATCTTGCGGCGCGCGCCGGCTTGCTTGCGCTGGCCGATGCCAACCTCAAGCTGGCCGATGTCGATGCCTTATTCGTGTGCACGCCGGACGATGCGCTGTCGGGCCTAAGCGCTGCCGAATATCTCGGCATCCATCCGCGCTTCACCGAAAACAACCGCACCGGCGGCTCCGCCTTTCATTCGCATGCGATCGTCGCGGCCATGATGCTGGACGCAGACTATATCGATACCGCGCTCATCATCTACGGCAGCAACCAGCGCACCGCTTCCGGCGGCCTGATGTCGATGCGGGTCGCATCGCCTTATGAGAAGCCCTACAAGCCGCTCACCCCGCTGTCGTCCTATGCGCTGGCGGCGGCGCGCCACATGCATGAATACGGCACTACCCGCGAACAGCTTGCCGAAGTGGCAGTGGCCGCACGCAAGTGGGCCAACCTCAACCCCGACGCATTCGCAAAGGGCGAATTGAGTGTGGAAGACTGTCTCAAGGCGCGGCTGGTGTCCGACCCGCTGGGCGTGCGCGATTGCTGCCTGGTTACCGATGGCGCGGCAGCCATTGTGATGACACGTGCGGATCGTGCGCGCGAGCTGCATGCGCAACCGGTTTACCTGCTGGGCGCAGCGGCAGCCACCTGGTATTCCGGCGTCGATCAGGCGACCGACCTGACGACCACTGCGGCCAAGGAATCGGGGCGGCGCGCGTTCGAGATTGCGGGCGTACAACCCAAGGATATCGATGTGGTCCAGCTTTACGATGCGTTCACGATCAACACGATTCTGTTCCTTGAAGACCTCGGCTTCTGTCCCAAGGGTGAGGGCGGCCGCTTTGTCAAGGAAGTCGGCATCGGTCCCGATGGCGTGCTGCCTGTCAATACCAATGGCGGCGGCCTGTCCTGTTGCCATCCCGGCATGTACGGCTTGTTCACCATGGTCGAGTCATGCGTGCAGTTGCGCGGGCAGGGCGGTGAACGCCAGATCAATCGTGCTGAACTCGCGCTGGCGCATGCCAACGGCGGCACCCTTTCCAGCCAGGCGACGATGGTGTTGGGCTCAGCCGCCACGCTGTAA
- a CDS encoding alpha/beta fold hydrolase produces MTLALKQIAPAPGAPVSVPIPEWFRWATVQEPASRFVNANDSRLHYLSWNMQDTSKPVLLFVHGFRAHARWWGFIAPFFTETHRVIAMDLSGMGDSAWRDCYSTETIADDITGLIETLGLDQVTIVAHSYGGLCSFRAASRRPELFRHMIVIDTFVIFEDIALPTDPAPITGRTYPDYVAARKRYRLLPEQPPAADYVMDYVAHHSMRAADGGFRWKFDGRLQAQDTHLCDGEAMLSAVTAPVDYVCGERSALVSREHAERVVANLREARGPIAVPDGQHHLMLDQPLTVISTLRALLASRRK; encoded by the coding sequence ATGACGCTCGCACTCAAGCAGATCGCACCCGCGCCCGGCGCACCCGTTAGCGTCCCGATACCGGAATGGTTCCGATGGGCGACGGTGCAAGAGCCTGCGTCCCGTTTCGTGAATGCCAACGACAGCCGTTTGCATTATCTGAGCTGGAACATGCAGGACACGAGCAAGCCGGTATTGTTGTTCGTGCATGGCTTCCGCGCGCATGCACGCTGGTGGGGGTTCATCGCCCCCTTCTTCACAGAGACCCATCGGGTGATCGCGATGGATCTGTCGGGCATGGGCGACAGCGCCTGGCGCGACTGTTATTCGACTGAAACCATAGCGGATGATATTACCGGCCTGATTGAGACGCTCGGTCTTGATCAGGTGACAATCGTCGCGCACAGCTATGGTGGACTCTGCTCGTTCCGCGCAGCGTCGCGCCGTCCCGAGCTATTCCGTCACATGATAGTGATCGATACCTTCGTCATCTTCGAAGACATTGCGCTCCCGACCGATCCGGCGCCGATCACTGGCCGTACCTATCCTGATTACGTGGCCGCCCGCAAACGCTATCGCCTGCTGCCGGAACAGCCTCCGGCTGCCGACTACGTCATGGATTACGTCGCGCACCATTCGATGCGCGCAGCCGACGGCGGTTTCCGCTGGAAGTTCGATGGCAGGCTGCAGGCACAGGATACCCACTTGTGCGACGGCGAAGCGATGCTGTCCGCCGTGACCGCGCCGGTAGATTACGTATGCGGCGAGCGCAGTGCGCTGGTCTCGCGCGAACATGCCGAACGCGTGGTTGCCAATCTGCGCGAAGCACGTGGCCCCATCGCCGTACCGGACGGTCAGCATCACCTGATGCTGGATCAGCCGCTCACCGTTATCAGTACCTTGCGCGCACTGCTTGCTTCCCGAAGAAAATAA
- a CDS encoding class I adenylate-forming enzyme family protein, translating to MHDHFNGVRSLWDLLLRRVELSPDAPMLVEPDGCVWSFAQAARQVERIAAGLYARGVAPGTQVTWQLPSHAQTVFLSFALARLGAIQNPVIHLYGKKEVLAILKQNRSAFHMVPVCRPGERDYPALAASICAELPSPPQLIAFDDSLASDDVGHLPPPAAADEVPRWIYYTSGTTSDPKGACHTDATLIASGRALAKALNVGPGDVGSITFPYAHVGGSMYAIMLIVSGMSALVLSKFVADEAIALFRRFGVTASGGSTAHYQAFLVEQRKHPQSPIAPTLKLLSGGGAPKPPELYFQAKTEMRCTIAHSYGMTEVPMIAGGSPLHEDEQLAHSDGMPVEDMDIRIVHADGRRAALGESGEIRVKGPTVCKGYANAALNADAFDADGYFRTGDIGMLRPDGHLAITGRLKDVIIRKGENVSAREVEDILFLHPKVAAVAVIGVPDAERGERVCAVVELKDAGAPLAFDEMVGFFEASGAMRQKIPEQLEIVDSLPRNETFNKILKFKLRERFAASVLQSGGETV from the coding sequence ATGCACGATCACTTCAACGGCGTGCGCAGCCTGTGGGACTTGCTGCTGCGTCGTGTCGAGCTTTCGCCCGACGCACCGATGCTCGTCGAGCCGGATGGCTGCGTCTGGAGTTTTGCACAAGCGGCGCGCCAGGTGGAACGGATCGCCGCCGGGCTGTATGCCAGAGGCGTTGCGCCGGGCACCCAGGTGACGTGGCAATTGCCTTCGCATGCACAAACCGTATTTTTGTCTTTTGCCCTGGCAAGACTTGGCGCGATCCAAAATCCCGTCATCCATCTGTACGGCAAAAAGGAAGTATTGGCGATCCTGAAACAGAACCGCTCCGCCTTCCACATGGTCCCTGTCTGCAGGCCGGGCGAACGCGATTATCCTGCGCTGGCCGCATCGATCTGCGCCGAACTGCCTTCGCCGCCACAACTGATTGCCTTCGATGACAGCCTGGCATCGGACGATGTCGGTCATCTGCCGCCGCCGGCTGCGGCGGACGAGGTACCGCGCTGGATCTATTACACCTCGGGCACCACTTCCGATCCCAAAGGGGCATGCCATACCGACGCCACGCTGATCGCCAGCGGCCGCGCGCTTGCCAAAGCCCTCAATGTCGGTCCCGGTGATGTCGGATCGATCACTTTTCCCTACGCGCATGTCGGCGGCTCGATGTACGCCATCATGCTGATCGTGTCCGGCATGTCGGCACTGGTGCTGTCCAAGTTCGTCGCTGACGAAGCTATCGCGCTGTTTCGCCGTTTCGGCGTCACCGCCAGCGGCGGCAGCACCGCGCACTACCAGGCATTTCTGGTGGAACAGCGCAAGCATCCACAGTCCCCGATTGCGCCCACCCTGAAGCTGCTGTCGGGCGGCGGCGCGCCGAAACCTCCCGAGCTGTATTTTCAGGCCAAGACTGAAATGCGCTGCACCATCGCGCACAGCTATGGTATGACTGAAGTACCGATGATCGCCGGCGGCTCGCCCCTGCATGAGGACGAGCAGCTCGCGCATAGCGACGGCATGCCGGTGGAAGACATGGATATCCGCATCGTGCATGCCGACGGCCGCCGCGCTGCGCTGGGAGAATCCGGAGAGATTCGGGTCAAGGGACCGACGGTGTGCAAGGGCTATGCGAATGCGGCGCTGAATGCCGACGCTTTCGATGCGGACGGTTACTTCCGTACTGGCGACATCGGCATGCTGCGGCCGGATGGCCACCTTGCAATCACGGGACGCCTGAAGGACGTCATCATCCGCAAGGGCGAAAATGTTTCCGCGCGTGAAGTGGAAGACATTCTCTTTTTACATCCCAAGGTCGCCGCCGTGGCCGTCATCGGCGTGCCTGATGCTGAACGCGGCGAACGCGTGTGCGCGGTTGTTGAACTCAAGGATGCCGGTGCACCGCTGGCATTTGATGAAATGGTCGGCTTTTTCGAGGCATCCGGCGCCATGCGCCAGAAAATTCCGGAGCAGCTGGAAATCGTCGACAGCCTGCCGCGCAATGAAACTTTTAACAAGATCCTGAAGTTCAAGCTGCGCGAGCGTTTTGCCGCAAGCGTGCTGCAATCAGGCGGAGAAACCGTATGA
- a CDS encoding epoxide hydrolase family protein: MVPFKVEWSEPAVSRVLQKVKDCRLPPSMPGVGWALGCDAEFLKQLQQYWVESYDWRAALETLNRYPQFLEEVDGLAIHFVHVVGESQGRRPLLLTHGWPGSHYEFWDVIEALAFPSRFGGKPEDAFDLVIPSLPGFGFSGKPQKVIGQRATAALWNKLMTEVLGYKRYRAQGGDWGSLVTSWLGRNHADAVEAIHLNMLGFRSMDPPRDDAEKVWAQQAEMARGKFGAYAAVQTTKPHSIAWAAADNPLGQAAWITERFHDWADLRRRGFEQVFNMDHLLTNIMIYVMTESFASAACYYPGVAMDGFALMPHGERCETPTAYADVSGDALQPSPPRSRVELTYKLTRWSNPPEGGHFLAMESPQWFIDEMRAWGRE, translated from the coding sequence GTGGTTCCTTTTAAAGTCGAATGGTCCGAGCCGGCAGTCAGCCGGGTATTGCAAAAGGTAAAGGACTGCCGTCTGCCGCCTTCGATGCCGGGTGTCGGCTGGGCGCTGGGTTGCGATGCTGAATTTCTGAAACAGTTGCAGCAATACTGGGTAGAAAGCTATGACTGGCGGGCGGCGCTGGAAACACTGAATCGCTATCCGCAGTTTCTGGAGGAGGTCGATGGCCTCGCTATCCATTTCGTGCATGTTGTCGGCGAGTCCCAGGGCCGGCGTCCGTTGCTGCTGACGCATGGCTGGCCAGGGTCGCACTATGAATTTTGGGATGTGATTGAAGCGCTGGCCTTTCCGTCACGCTTCGGCGGCAAGCCGGAAGACGCATTCGATCTCGTGATTCCCAGTCTGCCGGGTTTCGGCTTCAGCGGCAAGCCGCAAAAGGTGATCGGCCAGCGTGCCACCGCCGCGCTGTGGAACAAGTTGATGACGGAAGTGCTCGGCTACAAGCGCTATCGCGCGCAAGGCGGCGACTGGGGATCGCTGGTCACTTCATGGCTGGGGCGAAACCACGCCGATGCGGTCGAGGCGATTCACCTGAACATGCTCGGCTTCCGTTCCATGGACCCGCCGCGCGACGATGCCGAAAAAGTCTGGGCGCAACAAGCCGAGATGGCGCGCGGCAAATTCGGCGCTTATGCTGCGGTGCAGACCACTAAGCCGCATTCCATTGCCTGGGCCGCGGCCGACAATCCGCTTGGCCAGGCCGCATGGATCACCGAGCGTTTCCATGACTGGGCAGACCTGCGCCGTCGTGGCTTCGAGCAGGTGTTTAACATGGATCATTTGCTGACCAACATCATGATTTACGTGATGACCGAAAGCTTTGCTTCTGCCGCGTGCTATTACCCTGGCGTGGCAATGGATGGCTTCGCGCTAATGCCGCACGGCGAACGATGTGAGACGCCGACCGCCTATGCGGATGTTTCCGGCGACGCATTGCAGCCTTCGCCCCCGCGCAGCCGGGTGGAACTGACCTACAAGCTGACACGCTGGAGCAATCCTCCGGAAGGCGGGCATTTCCTTGCGATGGAATCGCCGCAATGGTTCATTGACGAGATGCGCGCCTGGGGCCGCGAGTAA
- a CDS encoding aldo/keto reductase, with protein MRYRLLGRSGLRVSELAYGVMNFGMKAWGTMDADVCGDLYRLYRDAGGNFIDTANEVYGEGRSEEFLGKLVAGHRDEVVIGTKYSLHVPGTRNANIAGNHRKSMMRSVERSLRRLDTDYIDILWMHGWDMMTPVDEIMRGFEDLVRQGKILHAGVSNTPAWLVAQANTMAELRGWTPFVGLQVEYNLAERDVEHELLPMAQSLGLGVLAYSPLASGILSGKYNTNTEVGQRRLDISKIMKKVDERSLNIADMLMKVAREIGRPASQVALNWLRAQRGVIPLIGARTVAQLEDNLGCLEFSIDEAHLQALSQASAREQPYPQSFIAQTRTITSGGFYDSIEH; from the coding sequence ATGCGCTATCGCCTGCTGGGGCGTTCAGGGCTGCGGGTCTCGGAACTTGCCTATGGCGTGATGAATTTCGGCATGAAAGCCTGGGGCACGATGGACGCGGATGTATGCGGCGATCTGTACCGACTGTATCGCGATGCCGGCGGCAACTTCATCGACACGGCGAACGAAGTGTATGGCGAGGGGCGTTCCGAAGAATTCCTCGGCAAGCTGGTGGCTGGACACCGTGATGAAGTGGTAATCGGCACCAAGTACAGTCTGCACGTGCCGGGCACGCGCAATGCCAATATCGCCGGCAATCATCGCAAGAGCATGATGCGTTCGGTCGAACGCAGCCTGCGTCGTCTCGATACCGATTACATCGACATACTCTGGATGCACGGTTGGGACATGATGACGCCGGTCGATGAAATCATGCGCGGCTTCGAGGATCTTGTCCGGCAAGGCAAGATCCTGCACGCCGGCGTCTCCAACACGCCTGCATGGCTGGTCGCACAGGCCAACACCATGGCCGAGCTGCGCGGCTGGACGCCGTTCGTCGGTCTGCAGGTCGAGTACAACCTGGCCGAGCGCGATGTCGAACATGAACTGCTGCCCATGGCCCAAAGCCTCGGCCTGGGCGTGCTCGCCTATTCGCCGCTGGCGTCAGGCATCCTCAGCGGCAAGTACAACACCAACACCGAAGTCGGCCAACGCCGGCTCGACATCAGCAAGATAATGAAGAAAGTGGACGAGCGCTCGCTGAACATTGCCGACATGCTGATGAAGGTTGCAAGGGAAATTGGACGTCCCGCATCGCAGGTCGCGTTGAACTGGTTGCGCGCCCAGCGCGGCGTGATACCGCTGATCGGCGCGCGCACTGTCGCTCAGCTTGAAGACAATCTCGGCTGTCTGGAGTTCAGCATCGATGAAGCGCACCTGCAGGCGCTCAGCCAGGCAAGCGCGCGCGAACAGCCCTATCCGCAAAGCTTCATCGCGCAAACCCGTACGATTACCAGCGGCGGCTTTTACGACAGCATCGAGCATTAA
- a CDS encoding SDR family NAD(P)-dependent oxidoreductase: protein MSTMPPVNEQNIRLDGKVAVVTAGANGIGEGAAMSIARFGGNVVVADNDAENGERVAAAIRALGREALYIPTDVTHTEQIEAMIEKAAAHFGRLDILVNNAGGSRRIRFMDQSERSWRRHIDLNFISLLAATQAAAKVMISAGNGGTIINVASSEALRAAPGYAVYAACKAGMVSFTRSMSLELSDHGIRVHALAPDMIETPGLKPYFDNASEEMNAARDRYIPLKRLGSIDEIGSVVVFLASSMSSYLNGLTIPVDGGALASSGWTRSPADGNWNLYHG from the coding sequence ATGAGCACAATGCCCCCAGTCAATGAGCAAAACATCCGCCTCGACGGCAAAGTGGCGGTCGTCACTGCCGGCGCCAACGGCATCGGTGAAGGCGCGGCCATGAGCATCGCGCGCTTCGGCGGCAACGTCGTCGTCGCGGACAACGATGCAGAGAATGGAGAGCGCGTCGCCGCGGCGATTCGCGCGCTGGGACGCGAAGCGCTCTATATCCCTACCGACGTTACCCACACCGAACAGATCGAAGCGATGATTGAAAAAGCTGCCGCGCATTTCGGCCGGCTCGACATTCTTGTCAACAATGCCGGTGGTTCGCGTCGCATCAGGTTCATGGACCAGAGCGAGCGCAGCTGGCGCCGGCATATCGACCTGAATTTCATCAGCTTGCTGGCAGCGACACAGGCGGCGGCCAAGGTCATGATCAGCGCCGGCAACGGCGGCACGATCATCAATGTCGCCAGCAGCGAAGCCTTGCGCGCCGCGCCGGGGTATGCCGTCTATGCCGCCTGCAAGGCGGGCATGGTCAGCTTCACCCGTTCCATGTCGCTGGAGCTGAGCGATCATGGAATCCGCGTCCATGCGTTGGCGCCGGACATGATCGAGACGCCGGGGCTCAAGCCATATTTCGACAACGCCAGCGAGGAAATGAATGCCGCGCGCGACCGCTATATTCCGCTCAAGCGACTCGGATCGATCGACGAGATCGGCAGCGTCGTTGTGTTCCTTGCATCAAGCATGTCGTCCTACCTCAACGGCCTGACGATTCCGGTGGACGGCGGCGCGCTTGCTTCGAGCGGATGGACACGATCGCCGGCTGACGGCAATTGGAACCTGTACCATGGATAA